The proteins below are encoded in one region of bacterium:
- a CDS encoding ABC transporter permease: MAALNASALAGPRRTRLTGFLPRVLVRSPLALVSLGMVCVWGVLAIAAPAIAPYGPLGQDIVGRLAPPSPAHWLGTDPLGRDILSRILYGARLSIPVGIAAVALAMLLGTVIGSAAGAAGGVVDEGIMRATDLMLAFPTVILAMIISAALGAGIRNAVIAIMVAWWPSYARFSRGLVLSAREREYVEAARAAGASPLRVFLRHILVNILSPIVILGTLDVGHAILTFASLSFLGLGPPPQIPEWGSMIASSRDYLDQWWIGTFPGLAILSLVVALNVVGDSLRDALDPRLRKG; the protein is encoded by the coding sequence ATGGCGGCGTTGAATGCCTCCGCGCTTGCGGGTCCTCGAAGGACCAGGCTGACCGGATTTCTGCCGCGCGTGCTCGTCCGCTCTCCTCTGGCCCTCGTGTCGCTGGGGATGGTCTGCGTCTGGGGAGTCCTGGCCATCGCCGCGCCGGCGATCGCGCCGTATGGGCCGCTTGGGCAGGACATCGTTGGACGCCTCGCGCCACCGAGCCCCGCCCACTGGCTGGGCACGGATCCACTCGGCCGCGACATCCTCAGCCGAATTCTGTATGGCGCGCGGCTGTCAATTCCCGTCGGCATCGCGGCGGTGGCCCTGGCCATGTTGTTGGGGACGGTCATCGGAAGTGCCGCCGGTGCCGCGGGAGGGGTGGTGGACGAGGGCATCATGCGCGCGACCGACCTGATGCTGGCGTTCCCCACGGTCATTTTGGCGATGATCATCTCCGCGGCGCTGGGCGCAGGCATCCGCAACGCCGTCATCGCGATCATGGTGGCCTGGTGGCCGTCCTACGCGCGCTTCTCTCGGGGTCTCGTCCTGTCCGCCCGCGAGCGAGAGTACGTCGAGGCGGCCCGCGCTGCGGGCGCGTCCCCGCTTCGGGTGTTCCTCCGGCACATTCTGGTCAACATCCTGTCGCCCATCGTCATCCTGGGCACGCTGGACGTCGGCCATGCCATCCTGACGTTCGCGTCGTTGAGCTTTCTCGGGCTCGGGCCGCCGCCCCAGATTCCCGAGTGGGGCTCGATGATCGCGAGCAGCCGGGACTATCTGGATCAGTGGTGGATCGGAACCTTTCCGGGCCTGGCTATTTTGAGCCTCGTGGTGGCCCTCAACGTCGTGGGGGATAGCCTCCGGGATGCGTTGGACCCCCGGCTCCGCAAGGGGTGA